A genomic stretch from Podospora pseudoanserina strain CBS 124.78 chromosome 3, whole genome shotgun sequence includes:
- a CDS encoding hypothetical protein (EggNog:ENOG503P3X1) produces the protein MGQQYSRLRQRRNADRLRDLAPRRTSGREDALPNLDYQTLWNALNNVAAYINRRNGNVTVIAVGGAVNTIHLRSRNATHDVDFFNNQLTVNDYELLINGAKDAVRRDRRLTEEWFNNRTIFFIPQERRDELTEEALLIHEVIFRAAGLTVLAAPWQYSFSCKVDRLSGGGLNSAQSYDLDDAVQYIHRYLLQRGGRQVNKSTVRGWFVHYQLQWTHANETVIARVNAAYRARFHVNYDVIV, from the coding sequence ATGGGTCAACAGTATTCTCGCCTGCGACAACGGCGCAATGCCGACCGACTCCGTGATCTGGCACCACGGAGAACCTCCGGACGTGAGGATGCCCTCCCCAATCTGGACTATCAAACGCTTTGGAATGCCCTCAACAACGTTGCTGCTTACATCAACCGTCGCAATGGCAACGTGACGGTAATCGCAGTCGGCGGCGctgtcaacaccatccacTTGCGAAGCCGCAATGCAACACACGACGTTGACTTTTTCAACAACCAGTTGACGGTCAATGATTACGAGCTTCTGATCAATGGTGCCAAGGATGCGGTTAGGCGTGACCGGCGGCTCACCGAGGAGTGGTTCAACAACCGCACCATTTTCTTCATCCCCCAGGAACGGCGCGATGAACTGACGGAGGaggccctcctcatccacgaAGTCATCTTCCGCGCGGCGGGCCTGACCGTGCTGGCGGCACCATGGCAGtactccttctcctgcaaGGTGGACCGTCTATCCGGGGGCGGACTCAATAGTGCGCAGAGCTATGATCTCGACGATGCCGTGCAGTATATACATCGTTATCTGCTGCAGCGCGGTGGAAGACAGGTGAACAAGTCGACAGTGCGGGGGTGGTTTGTGCATTATCAACTGCAGTGGACGCACGCCAATGAAACTGTGATTGCGCGTGTGAATGCGGCCTATCGGGCCAGGTTCCATGTGAATTACGATGTCATTGTGTGA
- a CDS encoding hypothetical protein (EggNog:ENOG503P7ST), whose product MSNLARAISKVFRREPNNATADTTAPTVAWLLDHRDERKGQPAHSKGKTPTASLYRMYEYLVTGYITGLRSEIEYFYNQPSWAVSDIPDPIDPDPERYAILAVLPSYLVTAFNRLIERGLPRGSPAIITGAAAENALKAREIVLETEPAWVAKVPALRQTLIIPDKSGKQPGEESRSKRFLDMNIIAEEPHVLFV is encoded by the coding sequence ATGTCTAACCTTGCGCGTGCCATTTCCAAGGTCTTCCGCCGGGAGCCGAACAACGCAACCGCCGACACCACTGCCCCAACAGTGGCATGGCTCTTGGATCACCGAGATGAACGCAAGGGACAACCAGCACACAGCAAAGGCAAGACCCCCACAGCATCCCTGTACCGCATGTACGAGTATCTGGTCACCGGGTACATCACCGGCCTGCGATCTGAAATCGAGTACTTCTATAACCAACCATCGTGGGCTGTTTCCGACATCCCGGACCCTATCGACCCAGACCCGGAGCGGTACGCCATCCTCGCTGTCTTGCCATCATATCTAGTAACGGCATTCAACCGTCTAATTGAGCGCGGACTGCCGCGCGGCAGTCCCGCTATTATCACTGGCGCCGCAGCGGAGAATGCGTTGAAAGCCCGGGAGATTGTCCTGGAAACGGAACCGGCCTGGGTGGCAAAGGTGCCGGCGTTGCGGCAGACTTTGATTATACCAGATAAGTCCGGTAAGcagccgggggaggagagcagGAGCAAGCGATTTTTGGACATGAATATCATTGCGGAGGAGCCTCACGTACTTTTTGTATAA
- a CDS encoding hypothetical protein (COG:S; EggNog:ENOG503P2CS), giving the protein MPSLEGTARLVVARALSTITTNQNAIPGSFQSECFGSAVYPSHFPPVFWCLAREYSVYIQNFSTLVFPRRLPQATSQFPASGSPLSLMSGLDALLNRPRPSAWQRFVQQPCIFLAHKLYTWRQIIPIQPIHPVSVVCISDTHNSQPALPDGDILIHAGDLTQSGSLQELQTAVTWLRAQSHPVKIVVAGNHDLLLDESYTGHRGDNFNAGKAAGKMINWGDIIYLENSEATVTCANGRQLRVYGSPRSPRHGNWAFQYPRSKDVWTGATPKGVDILITHGPPRAHLDLQRLGCDYLLRELWRVRPKLHVFGHVHEGAGTEWLQFDGLQRAYEDTVITGGGFWNLLWTLKAFLLTLFGTAAEAKHLLVNAAMVGGLRDDERRRPVKVMI; this is encoded by the coding sequence ATGCCATCACTGGAAGGCACGGCGCGGTTGGTAGTGGCCCGTGCGCTGTCCACTATCACAACAAACCAAAATGCTATTCCAGGTTCGTTTCAATCAGAGTGCTTTGGGTCTGCTGTATATCCCAGCCATTTTCCCCCAGTTTTCTGGTGCCTTGCGAGGGAATATTCGGTTTACATTCAGAATTTCTCTACCTTAGTCTTCCCGCGACGACTCCCTCAAGCCACATCGCAATTCCCAGCGAGCGGGTCTCCACTTTCCCTCATGTCAGGTCTCGATGCGCTGCTCAACCGGCCACGTCCCAGCGCCTGGCAGCGATTTGTTCAACAGCCATGCATTTTCCTCGCGCACAAGCTCTACACGTGGAGACAAATTATTCCCATACAACCGATACACCCCGTCTCAGTTGTTTGTATTTCCGACACCCACAACAGTCAACCCGCGCTGCCGGACGGtgacatcctcatccacgcCGGCGACCTTACGCAGTCGGGATCCTTACAGGAACTGCAGACTGCAGTTACATGGCTGCGCGCCCAGTCACACCCTGTCAAGATCGTCGTTGCAGGAAACCATGACTTACTCCTCGACGAATCCTATACAGGCCATCGCGGCGATAACTTCAATGCAGGAAAGGCGGCTGGCAAGATGATCAACTGGGGCGATATCATCTATCTCGAGAACAGTGAGGCGACCGTTACCTGCGCCAACGGTCGCCAACTACGCGTTTACGGCAGTCCTCGCTCCCCTCGCCATGGGAACTGGGCCTTCCAGTATCCCCGCAGCAAAGACGTCTGGACGGGAGCGACACCAAAAGGTGTCGATATACTGATTACCCATGGGCCTCCGCGTGCACATCTCGATCTGCAAAGACTAGGTTGTGACTACCTGCTGCGGGAACTATGGCGAGTTCGCCCCAAGTTGCATGTGTTTGGACATGTTCATGAGGGTGCGGGTACGGAGTGGCTGCAGTTTGATGGGTTGCAGAGAGCATATGAAGATACTGTAATTACCGGCGGTGGGTTCTGGAATCTTTTATGGACGCTGAAGGCGTTTTTACTCACACTTTTCGGCACTGCTGCCGAGGCGAAACACCTGCTTGTTAATGCAGCGATGGTAGGCGGCCTACGGGATGACGAGCGAAGGCGACCGGTCAAGGTGATGATATAG
- a CDS encoding hypothetical protein (COG:C; EggNog:ENOG503NVBC), whose translation MLREPVTTLSCLPMRQFVFPSRVGNFLIFPSCPGSHSILSGPQVALIVCSLPQLQPAKMALSTLSLSTRTTARAIQRNFIAKQPTASRLSFPVCGDVTRPLTAPFATAYMHTAVSSRTNTSPSSSRNTSPRLQFFPRYSQVNKFPLAATMATIASSNPQHTMQTSGAADSVWVHKVPYDQYPKFHTLDRNLETDVAVIGAGISGITTAYELVRRGKNVVMLEARDVLSGETGRTSGHLTNDLDDGFVEIAKKHGEGGAKIAAESHAWARDRIGQIAQELGIECEYRRLPAYDISQFPVGHEKHDQEIDELKQETEMQKKIGMHTRFDPNLKVKGWSGNIDQRGGMVVDNQATFHPTQYLVGVLNWLKQQPNFQCYTRTRVMSVAEKGVEVLGLGHKRVEIQTENGHTVKAENAVEATCVPLQKLSVITELEFYRSYCIAIRVPKGSIEDCLLYDNAEEYKYVRLTACDDKDDYLVVGGCDHKVGQEETTPRYAELEQWTRERFPQAGKIDYQWSGQIFEPVDFLGFIGKNQGCDKIYIVTGDSGDGLTHGTLAGKLIADEIEGNTVTNDWATLYAPNRLASILKSLPSLISHDLQINAQYKRFLQSDITDIEDLAPGCGGVLNPKTKKPMAVYKDENGQVHTYSALCPHLKGVVCWNSAEKSFDCPVHGSRFSKEGICVTGPAKANLSPMDKGGEVDQGIAVGAE comes from the exons atgtTAAGAGAACCTGTAACAACTCTCTCATGCCTGCCAATGAGACAATTTGTGTTCCCAAGCCGTGTAGGAAACTTCCTGATCTTCCCATCTTGCCCAGGCAGCCATAGCATCCTTTCCGGTCCTCAAGTCGCACTTATAGTCTGCTCATTACCCCAATTGCAACCGGCAAAGATGGCACTCTCAAccctttctctttccacCCGAACGACGGCTAGGGCCATTCAAAGAAATTTCATAGCTAAACAACCAACAGCTTCGCGCCTGTCATTTCCCGTATGTGGTGACGTCACCAGACCATTAACAGCACCCTTCGCAACCGCCTATATGCACACAGCTGTTTCATCTCGAACAAAtacctccccatcctcctcccgcaaCACCTCACCAAGACTCCAATTCTTCCCTCGCTACTCTCAAGTCAACAAGTTTCCCCTCGCCGCAACCATGGCCACTATTGCCAGTTCAAACCCTCAGCACACGATGCAGACCTCGGGGGCCGCCGACTCGGTTTGGGTCCACAAGGTCCCCTACGATCAATACCCCAAGTTTCACACCCTCGACCGCAATCTCGAGACAGATGTAGCCGTCATCGGTGCCGGCATCTCTGGCATCACGACCGCCTACGAGCTCGTCCGCCGCGGCAAGAATGTTGTCATGCTTGAGGCACGTGATGTGCTTTCTGGTGAGACAGGTCGCACATCCGGCCATCTGACCAACGACTTGGACGATGGTTTCGTTGAGATTGCAAAGAAGcacggggagggtggtgccaAGATTGCCGCCGAGAGTCATGCCTGGGCGAGGGACAGGATTGGGCAGATCGCCCAAGAGCTTGGGATTGAGTGTGAATACCGTCGTTTGCCTGCTTACGACATTAGCCAGTTTCCTGTTGGGCATGAGAAGCATGACCAGGAGATCGATGAGCTGAAACAGGAGACCGAAATGCAGAAGAAGATCGGCATGCACACCAGGTTTGAT CCCAATCTGAAGGTCAAAGGTTGGAGTGGCAACATCGACCAGCGAGGTGGTATGGTGGTTGACAATCAGGCGACCTTTCATCCAACCCAGTATCTCGTTGGTGTGCTCAACTGGCTGAAGCAGCAGCCCAATTTCCAGTGCTACACCCGCACTCGGGTCATGTCGGTCGCGGAAAAGGGTGTCGAagttcttggcctcggccacAAGAGGGTCGAGATTCAGACGGAGAATGGGCACACGGTGAAGGCCGAGAATGCCGTGGAGGCGACGTGCGTGCCGCTGCAGAAGCTGTCGGTCATTACCGAGTTGGAGTTCTACCGGAGTTACTGCATTGCCATCCGCGTACCCAAAGGCAGCATCGAGGACTGCCTACTGTATGACAATGCCGAGGAGTACAAGTACGTACGCTTGACAGCTTGCGACGACAAGGATGACTACTTGGTTGTTGGCGGCTGCGATCACAAAGTTGGCCAGGAGGAGACAACACCGCGGTAtgctgagctggagcagTGGACTCGTGAGCGGTTTCCTCAGGCTGGTAAGATTGATTACCAGTGGAGCGGGCAGATCTTTGAGCCAGTCGACTTCTTGGGATTCATCGGCAAGAATCAGGGCTGTGATAAGATTTACATCGTGACGGGAGACTCTGGCGATGGACTGACACACGGGACGCTTGCTGGGAAGCTCATTGCGGACGAGATCGAGGGCAACACAGTCACCAACGATTGGGCCACGCTGTATGCGCCGAACCGGCTCGCGAGTATCCTCAAGAGCTTGCCGAGCTTGATCTCGCACGACTTGCAGATCAATGCCCAGTACAAGCGCTTTCTGCAGAGCGACATCACCGATATTGAGGATCTCGCGCCTGGCTGCGGCGGTGTGTTGAATCCG AAAACCAAGAAGCCCATGGCTGTCTACAAGGACGAGAACGGTCAGGTGCATACGTACAGTGCTCTCTGCCCTCACCTCAAGGGTGTAGTTTGCTGGAACTCTGCTGAGAAGAGCTTTGACTGCCCGGTGCATGGCAGTCGCTTCTCCAAGGAGGGCATCTGTGTGACTGGACCTGCGAAGGCGAACCTGTCGCCGATGGAcaagggtggggaggttgaccAGGGCATTGCTGTCGGGGCGGAATAA
- a CDS encoding hypothetical protein (EggNog:ENOG503P7DP; COG:S) encodes MASFTFLLFFLAILTNHRVLSQQAVSKCFYPNGDEAPGDFPCNQDANGASVCCNGDKGYTCMTNKYCRGPRQELVRGSCTDSSFPSADCPKPCGNGTPGDIVSCSNVTNTDTVFCCPGDAGCCDSGNGQFDVFPSRPKVWAEWSKSSKKFVVLEALATSTTSRSSSTRVSTSTTAIETVSDTKTDSTSNRETASPSPSSTPDFSVPPESNTSPSPVPPASEGLTTGAKAGIAVGAVAGTILLIAVVFMAYKLKKYKQGQGGSYEHHTPQSNWSTAVTEVNGNNGTGYVYGTAPKELPSAWERTVNAQEMDDGTNQRYNNRPAEMDGQGYR; translated from the coding sequence ATGGCATCCTTCACATTCCTCCTATTCTTCCTCGCGATACTCACAAACCACCGCGTGCTCTCGCAGCAAGCTGTCAGCAAATGCTTCTACCCCAACGGCGACGAAGCCCCCGGCGACTTCCCGTGCAACCAAGACGCGAATGGCGCGTCAGTCTGCTGCAATGGCGATAAAGGGTACACATGCATGACAAACAAATACTGCCGTGGCCCAAGACAGGAACTCGTCAGGGGCTCATGCACCGATTCATCCTTTCCTTCCGCCGACTGCCCGAAACCATGCGGAAACGGAACCCCGGGCGACATCGTCTCCTGCTCCAACGTCACCAATACCGACACTGTCTTCTGCTGCCCAGGAGACGCCGGCTGTTGCGACAGTGGGAACGGCCAGTTTGACGTCTTTCCCTCGCGGCCAAAAGTCTGGGCGGAGTGGTCAAAGTCTTCGAAGAAGTTCGTCGTTTTGGAGGCCCTTGCCACATCAACGACAAGCAGGTCTTCGTCAACGCGGGTTTCGACATCGACAACAGCAATCGAGACAGTCTCGGACACAAAGACAGACTCTACATCAAACCGGGAAACtgcctccccatccccatcttcaacGCCCGACTTTTCCGTCCCACCCGAATCCAACACCTCGCCTTCACCAGTCCCGCCAGCATCAGAAGGtctcaccaccggcgccaaAGCCGGTATTGCTGTTGGAGCTGTGGCCGGTACGATACTGCTCATCGCGGTGGTGTTTATGGCTTACAAGCTCAAAAAGTACAAGCAAGGGCAGGGCGGCAGTTATGAGCATCACACACCGCAGAGCAACTGGAGCACTGCTGTCACCGAGGTAAACGGCAACAACGGTACCGGCTACGTCTACGGGACTGCGCCAAAGGAGCTGCCTTCTGCGTGGGAGAGGACGGTGAATGCGCAGGAGATGGACGACGGTACGAATCAGAGGTACAACAACCGACCGGCGGAGATGGACGGGCAGGGGTATAGGTAA
- a CDS encoding hypothetical protein (EggNog:ENOG503P4JA): MIRPNEAKASPDLSIHLHAPTPNRTVFFPGEKITGQIRRQEHIVRPEVWLILFLHGRSVARIEKTTGSGESQTTHHYNTEYTLFPRQQVTCINGSPVHIPPNSPEGQAWNFQVQIPPHCLNPKLANATKEDGWWARNKQDPEMAFVPLQTPQIPLPCSVMSHQGRGSSKQATWVEYWLEAFLYDKAPFHNSNVKHVAKSRLPVAVYSMPLAGVQTVKMLRFWSANQVIRSQRLLAGREGDKLSVKEKMLKMVRSSRVPRLGFRVLVDLPAGIQLGELLGGLKVGVWKLHELTAGLGDNSEEEDERHPEEKNKGKVTKTEEAEGERLPGYEQGESSTIRAARPSHEQPHAASENDIKIRLVSLKIKIKATTSVSAKGSVLDKHDMTKETDIARLELSTPSLGLPGGDGNGIEIPFISEETRYEQQLPQTEDAPPPAYSDSGKMMDLGASLGIRFSMKWLEICGKRYSIEQYRGGTWSWGGQGDLVPDFTTFNIQRGYTLVVKLGLEVVKERVEVRFARKVEVLGATGYSS, translated from the coding sequence ATGATCCGTCCAAACGAAGCAAAAGCCTCGCCAGACCtctccatccacctccatGCGCCCACCCCGAACAGAaccgtcttcttccccggcgAAAAAATCACGGGTCAGATCCGAAGACAAGAGCACATTGTCCGCCCAGAAGTATggctcatcctcttcctccacggCCGGTCCGTCGCACGCATCGAGAAGACCACCGGTTCGGGCGAAAGCCAAACAACGCACCACTACAACACAGAATACACCCTCTTCCCTCGCCAGCAAGTAACATGCATCAACGGAAGCCCGGTGCATATTCCCCCAAACAGCCCTGAAGGGCAAGCGTGGAATTTCCAGGTGCAGATCCCTCCCCATTGCCTCAACCCGAAGTTGGCAAACGCGACAAAGGAGGACGGCTGGTGGGCGCGCAACAAGCAGGATCCAGAAATGGCGTTTGTCCCACTTCAGACTCCGCAAATTCCCCTGCCCTGCTCGGTGATGTCGCACCAAGGGCGTGGATCGAGCAAGCAGGCGACGTGGGTGGAGTATTGGCTCGAGGCGTTTTTATATGACAAGGCGCCGTTTCACAATAGTAATGTTAAGCATGTGGCCAAGTCTAGGTTGCCGGTGGCGGTGTACTCGATGCCGTTGGCGGGTGTGCAGACGGTGAAGATGCTCAGGTTTTGGTCGGCGAATCAAGTGATACGATCGCAGCGGTTGCTGGCTggacgggagggggataaGCTGAGTGTTAAGGAGAAGATGCTCAAGATGGTGAGGAGTTCGAGAGTGCCGAGGTTGGGGTTCAGGGTTTTGGTTGATTTACCCGCGGGGATACAGTTGGGGGAGCTgcttggggggttgaaggtcGGGGTGTGGAAGTTGCATGAGCTTactgctgggttgggggataacagtgaggaggaggatgagagacACCCCGAGGAGAAAAACAAGGGGAAGGTGACGAAGACGGAAGAAGCGGAAGGAGAGAGACTTCCGGGTTATGAGCAAGGTGAGAGCTCTACTATCCGAGCAGCACGGCCTTCCCATGAGCAACCGCACGCCGCCTCAGAAAACGACATCAAAATCCGTCTCGTCAGCCTCAAaatcaagatcaaggccacCACGTCTGTTTCGGCGAAGGGGAGCGTGCTCGATAAGCATGACATGACGAAGGAAACCGACATTGCCAGACTTGAACTTAGTACGCCCTCTCTGGGCTTGccgggtggtgatggaaacGGGATTGAAATCCCTTTTATCAGCGAAGAGACCCGGTACGAGCAACAACTGCCTCAAACTGAAGACGCACCGCCACCGGCGTATTCCGACAGTGGGAAAATGATGGATTTGGGCGCTTCGCTGGGGATAAGGTTCAGTATGAAGTGGCTTGAGATTTGCGGGAAGAGGTATTCAATTGAGCAGTATCGAGGCGGGACATGGAGTTGGGGGGGCCAGGGGGATCTGGTTCCGGATTTCACGACGTTTAATATCCAGAGGGGGTATACGCTTGTGGTCAAGTTGGgactggaggtggtgaaggagcgGGTGGAGGTTAGGTTTGCGAGGaaggttgaggttttggGCGCGACGGGGTACTCGTCTTGA
- a CDS encoding hypothetical protein (COG:O; MEROPS:MER0080922; EggNog:ENOG503PD1H), with amino-acid sequence MPSSRLLSLLALLPAAALATDNASVQPSGLVRHSLTAQEGGSLFSRHSKRQLVTESSAKRAGTFYTINVKFGTPGQNVPVQIDTTQPELFANPRCATSSSPSFCQSQPRFTMSSSLIDLGVQGSMSLRNGGYVNWQYVSDYIGIGSSRITQQIFGVAYDSSGPTNAILGLGPSLQGWTNGYPLVLDSLKTQGHINSRAWTLDLKGFTSQSGSVIFGGIDTNKFIGDLVKLPIVPAAQSPDGYTRYWIRLDGLSVRQADGSVVDAWAKPEGAAGQPFVIDSGASLTALPTSIYSQFVAAFPSATANADGTLVVDCPAEGEGGSVNFNFDGKVISVPFGDFVSRVPDTDTCLLGVYEDSFPVLGTNFLRAAYVVFDQDNRNIHLAQSADCGAEALVAIGTGVDAVPSVTGACPAPVTSTTTTESATTTEEVTSTTTEESATTTEEATATTEEATTTTEEATTMTEEATATTEEATATTEESTTITESATITESATESATETATEAEYESATETATESATETATESATETVTESATETATESVTETSVAEPSITATQTSAAETSVVETSSFPITTTAAPLLTITYTETSTSTITSCPPSVPKCPVGSVTVVTQVITATTSVCPQTSATYTFPAANPSEAPVVVTLTPVKPLPTPVTVPGCSCTASPFPTGLAPGQPTTLATVPHIVATGVPQAPGAGVPNVPGTDVPHVPGTGAPHVPGSGAPHVPGSGAPHVPGSGAPHLPGTGLPHVPGTGLAPAPTQPAHGGHNGTNPVPTFVPPQAQPSEPVTAGSAKLSSVLNWGAAAVVGGVIAAML; translated from the exons ATGCCTTCCTCCAGACTCTTGTcgctcctcgccctccttccGGCTGCGGCTCTTGCAACCGACAATGCCTCGGTTCAGCCATCTGGGCTAGTCCGTCACTCTCTGACTGCTCAAGAGGGTGGTTCGCTTTTCAGCAGACACTCGAAGAGACAACTGGTCACTGAATCCTCGGCAAAGCGGGCCGGTACATTCTACACCATCAACGTCAAGTTCGGGACGCCTGGCCAAAATGTCCCTGTACAAATCGATACCACGCAACCCGAACTCTTCGCGAACCCTAGATGTGCCACGTCATCGAGCCCATCCTTCTGCCAGAGCCAGCCGAGGTTCACCATGTCGAGCTCCCTCATCGATCTTGGGGTGCAAGGTTCGATGTCTCTGCGCAATGGTGGCTATGTCAACTGGCAATATGTGTCCGATTACATCGGTATCGGAT CCTCTAGGATCACCCAACAGATCTTTGGGGTTGCCTACGACAGTTCCGGACCGACGAACGCCATTCTTGGTCTCGGCCCATCCCTTCAAGGCTGGACCAATGGGTATCCCCTAGTTCTCGACAGTCTCAAGACACAGGGACACATCAACAGCCGGGCCTGGACTCTGGACCTGAAGGGATTTACAAGCCAGAGCGGTTCGGTGATTTTCGGTGGCATCGACACCAACAAGTTCATTGGGGACCTGGTTAAACTCCCCATTGTCCCTGCCGCGCAATCTCCTGATGGGTATACTAGATACTGGATCCGCCTCGATGGTCTCTCGGTCAGACAGGCCGACGGTTCAGTTGTGGATGCCTGGGCTAAGCCGGAGGGTGCAGCGGGTCAGCCATTCGTGATCGACAGCGGCGCGAGTCTCACTGCCCTTCCCACGTCCATCTACAGCCAGTTTGTTGCGGCGTTCCCTTCGGCCACGGCTAACGCTGACGGGACTTTGGTTGTTGATTGCCCtgctgagggtgagggtggatcTGTCAACTTCAACTTCGATGGCAAGGTCATCAGCGTTCCTTTCGGCGACTTTGTGTCTCGTGTGCCCGACACAGACACCTGTCTTTTGGGAGTTTATGAGGACAGCTTCCCTGTCCTTGGTACCAACTTCCTCAGGGCTGCCTACGTCGTGTTCGACCAAGACAACCGCAACATCCATCTCGCTCAGTCCGCAGATTGCGGTGCTGAGGCTCTTGTGGCTATTGGTACGGGTGTCGATGCTGTCCCATCGGTTACCGGCGCCTGCCCAGCTCCAGTGACCTCGACCACTACCACCGAGTCCGCTACGACCACAGAGGAGGTGACCTCCACCACTACCGAAGAGTCTGCCACCACGACTGAGGAGGCTACTGCCACGACTGAGGAGGCTACTACCACGACTGAGGAGGCTACTACCATGACTGAGGAGGCTACTGCCACCACTGAGGAGGCTACTGCCACCACTGAGGAGTCTACCACCATCACAGAGTCCGCCACCATCACTGAATCTGCCACCGAGTCTGCCACCGAGACTGCTACCGAGGCCG AGTATGAGTCGGCTACTGAGACTGCCACCGAATCGGCCACCGAGACTGCTACCGAGTCGGCCACCGAGACTGTTACTGAGTCTGCCACCGAGACCGCTACCGAATCCGTTACCGAGACCTCAGTTGCTGAGCCCTCCATCACTGCGACCCAGACCTCTGCCGCCGAGACCTCGGTCGTGGAGACCAGTTCattccccatcaccaccactgctgctcCCCTCCTGACCATCACGTACACCGAGACTTCGACCTCGACCATCACCTCATGCCCTCCTTCAGTTCCCAAGTGTCCTGTCGGCTCCGTCACCGTTGTTACCCAGGTCATCACAGCTACCACCTCCGTCTGCCCTCAGACCTCGGCCACCTACACCTTCCCTGCTGCCAACCCATCCGAGGCGCCTGTCGtcgtcaccctcaccccGGTCAAGCCGCTGCCCACTCCCGTCACCGTTCCTGGATGCAGCTGCACCGCCTCTCCATTCCCTACCGGACTCGCCCCCGGTCAGCCTACAACTTTGGCTACTGTGCCTCACATCGTCGCCACTGGTGTGCCCCAGGCCCCAGGCGCTGGTGTCCCCAACGTTCCGGGCACTGATGTTCCTCACGTTCCGGGCACTGGTGCTCCCCACGTCCCCGGTTCTGGCGCTCCTCACGTTCCTGGCTCCGGTGCTCCCCACGTTCCGGGCTCCGGTGCTCCCCATCTTCCCGGCACTGGCCTTCCCCATGTTCCTGGCACTGGCCTCGCCCCTGCCCCTACCCAGCCAGCCCATGGTGGCCACAATGGTACCAACCCGGTCCCCACCTTTGTTCCTCCTCAGGCTCAGCCCTCTGAGCCCGTGACGGCTGGATCCGCCAAGCTGTCCAGCGTGTTGAACTGGGGCGCGGCGGCTGTAGTCGGTGGTGTCATTGCTGCCATGTTGTAA